DNA sequence from the Thermococcus gammatolerans EJ3 genome:
GGTCAAGCCGGCCGAGATGCTGAGGATAAAACTGAAGGCAGAGGAAATCAGAAAGGCCGAGAGGCTCACGGTGGAGGTGGTTAAAGCATGATTTACCGCTTCACATGCATCGTCTGCCCCCTCGGGTGCTCAATCGAGGTCGAGGTGGAGGACGGAAAGGTCAAGGAAGTCAAGGGGTGCAGGTGTCCTCGCGGTAAGGAGTGGGCGGTTCAGGAAGTTACCAGCCCAAGAAGGGTCGTGATGAGCGTTGTGCCAGTGGAAGGAGGGGCTTTGCCTACCGTGAGCGTCAAGACGGCCGAGCCCGTCCCAAAGGAGAAGATACCCGAGCTCATGAAGTTTCTGGCAAAGCTGAAGCTCAAAGCGCCGGTGAAGGTCGGAGAAACGGTTGCGGAGTGGGAAGGAATAAAAATAGTGGCGACGAGAGGGGCTTAGCCCTTCCTTATCTTTTCCGGAACTGTTATTTTGAAACCCTCTGGCAGCTTCCTGAGTTCAACGTGGAGTTCGTACACGGCTTTTCCGGTGGAGCTTCCGTATTCAACGTGGACTGTGTAGTTGATTCTCTCGAACTTCTCATCTATCGTTGCCTCGAAGTACGCTTTCCTTACGGTCATCTTCGGGATGGATCCAGTTGAGGAGACACTAAATTTGGTGTTTGGAAGGTTTTCGATCGTCCCATTGCTCAAACTGCCGCGAACTACGTAAACACTTCCATCCTTGGTTATCGAGACGTTTTTTGAGGAGAGCATGAGTTTGAGTATGTGCTTGGCCTGCCCTATGTAGCCCCTGAAGACCATAGGGTCTGGAGTCACTAACTCTCCAAGTCCCTGGAAGGCATTAGGGTTCACAGGTTTGAGTCTGGCATTTGATCCGTTAACGTAGAGGATGTAACTCTGTCCGGTCATGCCGAAGGGATCGAGTGGTTCGAGGGACACGTTCGCAAGGATTACTCCTTTGTTTCCATCGACGAGACCGGAGATCCTGAATCCCATCTTGAGGTCAGTGGGGAGCATGCTTATGTCCGAGAGATTGAAATTGACTCCCTCAACCATCGAGAGGTTGTACTCTGTCATATTGTCGATGCCCTGCAGGAGTTTTTCCTCGACCGTTGGGGTTGAGGAAGTTGCGCTCTTCCCTTCGTTGCCGGAGCCGCTGGAGATACATCCGGACAGCAACACTACAGCCGACAGCAGAAGCGCGAGCAGGGCACGTCTCACGGTTGCACCCCCGCAAAATTATAAAGAGAGGAAAGAAAAATCAGCCAAGAATCTCGTCGAGGGGCTTTGCTTCCTCTATTCCCTTTGGAACTGTGATCATGACGTCACCGTTTATGTTCCTGAGCTCTGTGGTTTCGTTGATTGTTAGGTACATATTATCGGTGTCTCCTTCGAGTGGATCCCTGATTGAGACAATGAGGTTCAGGTACTCGTGGATCCAGTATGGCATGCCATCGCCCCTTATCTTTACTTCTACGTATCCACTCTCGGTTGTT
Encoded proteins:
- a CDS encoding DUF1667 domain-containing protein, which gives rise to MIYRFTCIVCPLGCSIEVEVEDGKVKEVKGCRCPRGKEWAVQEVTSPRRVVMSVVPVEGGALPTVSVKTAEPVPKEKIPELMKFLAKLKLKAPVKVGETVAEWEGIKIVATRGA